The window ATTGCGTCAGGTTCTTTTTTTATTTTTTTTGTCATTTTCTGCTCTCCTTCTTTTAAGTATAATTCAGAATGAATTATCGAGACACAGAATTTTGGACAGGCTCGAAAATTATTCTTACAATATTCAAAAAATGTTACAGGAACTTATTGATGAAAAATATCTTGATCCATTAAGAAGTATCAATATGGGTGGACTTATAAGCAAAGAACTTGATAATAAAACAATTATTTATAAATTAGAAGAATTAGAGCCCAAAATAGCTAATTGAATTAAAGAACAACAAAATAACAAAGAAAAAATATTGATATTAACATTAAAAAATAGTAATAATAAAAATATAAAATTAGTAATTAATTTAAATAATCTTTATTTACTAGGATTTATTAATAATCAAAATAAGTATTTTTATTTTGATGATGAACTTTTAGAAAAAATAAAACAACATAATCAAGAAGAAATCAAAAAACTTAATAATTTAAAGGAAAAATTAAATAATTTAAAAGAAAACAAACTTTTATTTAATGAAGAAAAAGTAAAAGAATATTTGCAACAAAAAAATAAATTAATTCCTCTTAAAGAAAAAGAAAAAAATATTAAAAAATTAAATTATAATAACGAATTGAATTCTTTGAATAAAAAACTTAGTAATTTACAAGGTGAAAATTTAAAAAATGATGAAGAAAAAATTAAAGATTTAAATAAATCAGTAATTAAGAAATATAGTTGTCAAAAGATTAATTTAAATTATACAGGAGCGTATACAAGCGAGGGCTTAAATGTTGTAATAAAAGAAAATGGAAAACCAGATAAAGGAAAAAATATTAATATTTCTAACGAAACTTTAAAAGGTGCAATTTCAAATTTAGCAGATTATGATAATAATAAACAAGAAAATCAAAAAATAAAAGATGATTTAGTAAGAATGATTTTTATTACAAGTGAAGCCATGAGGTTTCAATGTGATAAAAAGACTTTAGAAATTTTTGCAAATATTAAAAATATTGATGAATTAAAAAAAATCATATCTGAGAGTAAAAATATATTAAAAGATATTCAAGAAAAAATATTTAATAATCAAACAATAAATTGAGAAGATTATACATCACAATTAAGAGGTGATTGAAAAAAATATTCAGAACAATTCAATAAATTTAGAATAAAAATTTGAAATGAATTAACTAAAGCAAAAAAAATAATTAATTTTATCGATAAAAATAAAGTTGATATTAACAACATCTTAAAAGCAGAAAATAATATTGATAATATATCAAAAAAAATACAAAAAGCATTTAATGAAAATCAAAATTTTACAGAAATAAAGAATGCGTGTTTACAATATATCGTAGGAATGACAAGATGAAAACAAGATTTAAAATCTATAAATTTATACTTTGAAAAAGAATTTGATTTAAAAACTGATTTAAAAACTGATGATTTTTTTTCATTAAATTCTAATAGTGATAATAATATTTTATATATTTTTATTATTCAAAATAATTTCGAACTTGCTAAATTATTGATTAAGTTAAATCCAGATAAAAAAATAATAAATAGTTCTGATATAAATAATAATACACCTTTGCTTTTAGCGATAAATAAAGACGCGATAGATTTTATTAAATTTTTATTAGAAAATGGTGCCGATGTAAATCTTCAAGAAAAAAAAGTTAGTATGTCAATAATTAACGCAATAAATAACAATAATTGAGAAATAATTAATATTTTATTTGATCATGGAGCTAATGTAAATTTTCAAGACCCATTAGTAAACAACACTTATTTACATATTGCAGCACGAAATGGTCAGTTAGAGCTTGTTAAATTGTTATTAGAAAGAGGCGCTAATCCCAATATACAAGAAAAAAAAGGACTTACTCCTTTATACTTTGCAGCACAAAGTGATAAGACAGAAGTTGTTCAAGAATTATTAACAAATAAAAATAGTAAAAACAAAATTGATATCAACCTTCCAAATAATTTGGGTGATACTCCATTACAGATATCATCATTTTACGGGCACCATAAAGTTGTTAAACTATTGTTAAAAAACCATAAAATTGATGTTAATAAAAAAGATGATCATGGCGATAGCGCTTTAATTGTAGCGGCGCGAAATGGTGAAATAAATGTTGTAAAAGAATTGTTAAAACATTCTGATATTGATGTCAATCTTTCAAATAAATGGGGTCTAACTGCTTTGCATTATGCATGCAAAAATGGTCACTTGATAATAGTAAAATTATTGTTGTCCAATAATGCTAATCTTAATTATCAAGATGATGAGGGAAATGATTCTTTAGATTTAGCAGAAGAAAATGATCATAAAGAAATAATAAATCTTTTGAAAAAACACAAAAAATTAAACGAAAATATAAAAAAACTTAATAAAATTTTACAAAAAAATCAAGACGAACAACAACAAAATATAAAAATTTTAGAAGAAACTAAAAAAGAATTAAAAAAATTATTAAAAATTGAATTGTCAGATGTTATTAGACAAACTAAGTTAGAAGAAATATCAGATAAGCAAGAACAGACAATTTTAAATCGTGTTAGAGAATTAAATTTTGGCTTAGATATTGATCAAGTTAAAGTACAAAAAAATAGCATTACTGATACTGCGGCAACTATTGAATCAATTGATCAAAGTGTATATTCTGATGGTGCAGTCAAAGTTATATTTACACTTGCTAAAAAAGCAAGAAAACCAAATGATGCACAAAAAATAATTACAGAAGATGAATCTAAAAAACAGGGAACACGGCCTAAAGGAAGTACAGTAACTTTAAAACAATCCGATAACAGTAATACAAATGCTGACGGAAGTCAAACACAAGCTAGTAACCGCATACAACAAAATAATTCAGATGAGCCAACAAATCACAATAATTTGTATGATGTGCCAGCAGATAATAGTTGTTTGTTTTGGTCGGTATCAACATCTTACTTATTGCCAGCGAGAAATAATAATGAAGAATTTAGAAACCGATTTATCCAATTATTTGGTGAAGAAAATTTAAAATATTTATTATATATTCAAAAATTACTACAACAACATGATTTAGAAAATAATAGAAATCTAAATCAATTATGATATCAAGATCAAACAGCAAATAATCTAGTTATAAATTTCTTTCGTAATCGCGTTGTTGATTATATACAATCAAATTTAGAGACAATTCCAAATCGCAATGGCGAATTAACATTTAGAAGTCTTATTCAAGATAATAATGATATTGATACTAATTACTTAGAAATAATGCGACAATCTTCAACATGAGGGGGAACACCAGAAATAATAGCAATGAGCAATCTTTTAAATGCTAATATTAGTGTAAATAATAATGGCTCTTATCAACCAGTTAATCAAAATTCAAATAATAATAACATCGCGATATCTTATGTTGAGCTTGAAAAAGGTTCGGGTATTCACAATCATTATAATTTTGCTTTAACACCAGAAGAAGATCGGCCAAATCAGCCTATTGCTATTAATGACAATCAGGAAAATGTCCCGGTAATTGATATAACCAAGAGACCAGATAATTTCCCAACAACCACCCCAAAACCAGAGGTAAAACCAATTAAATTACCGGTTGATGATCATGCTCAACACCGCGCCATTCCGACTAACAATAACGAGGACGATGATGCTCATCAAGGCAATAATATTGCCAATGTACCAGAACCAACAATAACATCATTACAAAAAGATAAATATCATTTTGTGGATAAAAAAACAGAAGATGATAGTTTAAAAAATGATGAAAATTTAGAAATTAACTTAATTAAAAACAATAAAGACGAAATAAAACAAAATGCCCCGGCAGGAAATCAACCCATCAATACAAATATGGAAAATTTACAAACAACAACCGCTAAGGCAATAAATCAATACAACGCTCTTTCAAAAGAAGAAAAATTAAAAAAATTAAATGAAATTAATCGTTATTATCAAACATTATCTGAAAATGATAAAAAAGCTTTTAAAGAAAAATTAACAAATACTGGATTAGCAGCTTTAAGTGGGGGCACATTAACAGCTTATGGAACAAAAATGACTGTTAGTGGTACTGCTACTACTGGTGCCACAAATGCAGAAGCAATCGAAATGACCCCACTCTTATCAACAAGTACAACAGAAAGCTTAGCCGCTGCAGAAACAATTACTGTGGCCGAAACAGCAGCAGTTGAAGGTGGAGTTATAGCTGTAGAAACTGGTACCGCTGCCGCTCTGGCTCCGGAAACTCTAGGGCTATCCTTAGTAATCGGAGGATTAGCAATTGCAGGAACATGAATATATTTTGCTTTTCATCATCATGCAACATCTGATATTGCGTTGCCAACTTCAATTCATCATAATGTTTATGATAACATTGAAAAATGATATAAATTTCTAGCCCATGATAAATTAAAAATTAAAATTAACAAAAACACATGAAATGAAATCAAACAAAATAAAAATTCACCAGCAAACATTATAAAAATTATTAAAAATAAATTTGTTATAAATGACCATTCTGGTTGAGGCGGAAGTGTCACAAATGAAGATTTCAACACTTTTGTAAAAGTAATAGTACTTCATTTCGAACAAATAAATGGTTATTTTGAAATATTAGATAATGAAAATGATGGTTTTGTCATTATAACCAACACTGAAGGCGATTGACTAGGAGTAGAATAAAATTTAACATTATTAATTAAAAAATTAAAATATTTCTTATATGTGTTATGCAGAAATAACCTGACTTCAAATTTTAATTTTAATATATTTGTTAATTATCTAATTTAAATTAAGATTAAAAATATTTTTACTAAAGCAGTATTTAAACTTAAATACTGCTTTTTTATTTTGTCAAAATAGAAAAAATGAAAAAATTGTTTAAGAGCAGTATCGTCATATAAAGCTACATTTTGGGGTAGCGATTTTAACAGTTTAATTATTTTTAAATTCAGTTTTAAATTCTAATATTTTTCATTTGGCATATCTTTCATTTTTATCTCATTCTTGTATTTTCATTTTTATGTTTTTTAATTTTTTATTTTGATATGATAAAAAATCTTTATTTTCTCAATATCTTGGTTCACTGTTTTTTTCTCAATTTAAATCATATTCTAATGATTTTAATATTGGTAGTGTAATCTTGTCATTTTTATCAACATAAAATTCTCAATCATTAAGTTTCATTCGCGGAGGCAAGTTTTTGGGCATAAATTCATTTTCTACATTAACTTTTATTTCTCATTTTTGATTTCACTTGCTGTTGTCATCTTTTGATGATTTAAGTGTTAATTTTGATTTTTTTAAGTTTAATTCGTATGACTCATTCTTAATTTGTAATATTGGTTTATTTTCTTTTTTAGAACACCCAACTATTGGCAATGTTGTCATCCCCAAAAGAGCTATTATATTTAAAATTTTCATAAATTTAACTCCTTCATTTTGTTTTTTCAAGTATATATATATATATATATATAATTATACAAAAATTCTTAATATCATTAGAAAAATGGCAAAACCGATTAAAAATTGAAAGGTATAGTAAAAAGCTGGTACCGTTTTAAAAACTGGAAAAATGGCGGTTGAAAAGTTAACTGTTGCTTTTGCAATAATTGCTAACGGTCGCAAAATCGTGATGATTTGTGAAGCTGTGAGTATTCAGTTTATCATTTTGATACTAGCATTTTGAATGGCACAACCAATATCATTAAAGGTTGGTATTCATCGTCCAGAATATTTGCAATTTGCTGGTGGAATTAAATCGTCTCATTCACTGTTATTTGAGCCATCAGGGATAAAGGCTGTTGAATTTAATACATTAAAGTCATAAATTTTAAAATTGTAGTTGGAGATATTCCCTTTGTGATAAAGTGGAAAAGTTAAGGTAAAAATGTTAATACCATAACGAATATCAATATCGGTATTTAGATAATTAATACTGTTAGCGGTTTTGTTGGTTGGCAAGGCAATGAGTTTATTATCATAAGATTTAAGGACATTAAAATCAATTTGATAAATACTATTGGTGTTGTTAATAGCATTGTAATTATCTTGGTGCATTTTTTTGTCAAAAGTAAAGAAATAACTTCTTAGTAATAATTCTGAGTTTCCTATAATATTTACTAAGTATTTTTTGGGATAAAAGGTAATTAATGAACGATAAAAGAAACCGATTTGAATAAAGTAATCCTTCTTATAGTTTTCTACACCCTTAAAATCAATTTCGGTATGAGTTTTTTCGTCCATATCAAAAGTCGCATAAAATAAACTAGCAAAGAAATTGCCAAGAATTTCATAGATTTCGTTAAAAACATTTTTGTAATCGCTATTGTTGATACTAGGAATGTTGTTTTTAAAATAAAGGTAAATATCATTTTTTAAATCGGGGTCATAGCGTAGAAAACTAAATCTAACATTGAGGTAATTTAGGGTACCAAAAAGATATTTAATTAGGTAATAATCGTTAGAATTCGTAGTGCCATATTTTCAGATTTCATTTTCACCGTGTAGCAATTGTAAATACTTATTTCCAGCAATTAGAGTTTTGTTAAATGCCTTAATTTTCAAAACATTCTCATTTACTACATTTTTATCACTAGAAGTTTTATGATAAAAATAGCTCTCGTCTTTAAAGCCGTGATTTTTAATCGTAAATTCTTTGTAATAACCTTTTTCTAGGGTGTCAATGAAATTAAATACGGGCGTTCAATAGAGATACGAGTAATTAAATTTATCAAAATCACCACGGTGAATCATTAAGTAATCAAGATTATCAACAACATCGTTATAGTTATGGTTGCCATCAAATTTGGTGGTTTTTTCTGGTAAATCAATATCAGTCGAGGGTTTAATTTCTGATTGTGCGTCAAATTCTAATATTTTTCATTTGGCATATCTTTCATTTTTATCTCATTCTTGTACTTTCATTTTTATGTTTTTTAATTTTTTATTTTGATATGATAATAAATCTTTATTTTCTCAATATCTTGGTTCACTGTTTTTTTCTCAATTTAAATCATATTCTAATGATTTTAATATTGGTAGTGTAATCTTGTCATTTTTATCAACATAAAATTCTCAATCATTAAGTTTCATTCGCGGAGGCAAGTTTTTGGGCATAAATTCATTTTCTACATTAACTTTTATTTCTCATTTTTGATTTCACTTGCTGTTGTCATTTTTTGATGATTTAAGTGTTAATTTTGATTTTTTTAAGTTTAATTCGTATGATTCATTATTTTGCCTTTTACTTCTAATTAGTGATTGTGTTGTTGTTTTGGCATTGTTAATGTTTTGGGAAATGGTAAAAATGTTATTGAAACTAATAATTAGCACGGTAAATATTTTCATAAACATTTTTATCACTCCTTTTTAAAATATTTTATTTTTCATTATTCTTTTAGTTTTAATCTTTTTTAATATAAAACGAATTAAGCAGTTTACTATTTCTGTTGTGGTTACTCACACTAATGAATAACCTATAATCATTAACTTACCAATTGCTCCAAAATTTTTAATAAATTGTTGCAAATTTTCAATATCTGTATGTAACAATAAAACTATACTTAAAGATATGAATATAATGTAATTAAGTATTATTCATCAATATTTTTTTAAAGAATTAATGAGTTTGTTTGATTTCATTTTTCAAGACTCTTTTTGCTCTAATTTTCTGAACAATAAAGCGGATTAATTTTTCAAATTTAATTGCAAAATATATTGCTCCGCCTCATCAAAAAACAAATATTCCTGCCAGCATAATACCACTATTGAACTTTCCAAAGAATTTAACCATCTCTTCATTAGACTTCTTGCAAAATTAATTTAAAATATAATTGAATTGTTGTTTTTAATAAAAAGGTGGAATTTAAATGAAATTTAAAAAAAAATAATCAAATAAGTGATAAAAATTTTTTAAGATTAACTGGTATTAAACATACTACTTTTAATAAAATGCTAGAAATTTTAAAAATAGAAGAATTAAAAAAGAGATTTCGTCGCGGAAGAACCAATAAATTATCATTAGAAAATCGTATTTTAATGACTTTAGAATATTGAAGAGAATATAGAACTTATTTTCATATTGCAAAAAGTTATGATATTAGTGAAAGTAGTTGTTATAGAAATATCAAATGAATTGAAGACACTTTAATAAAACACCCTAATTTTCAACAACTTACTGGTCAAAAATCACTATTAAAAGATTATTTCAAAGATAAGACTGTTATAATTGATGTAACTGAAAGCCAAATCCAACGCCCAAAAAAAGACAAAAACAGCACTACTCAGGAAAAAAGAAAAAACACACAATAAAAACACAAGTTATAATTGAAAAAGATAGTAAAAAAATTATTAGTTCTGATTTTTCTTATGGTAAAAACCATGACTTTAAAATTTTAAAAGATTCAAAAATTAAATTTTTACCAGAAACAACTGTTTTAGTGGATTTAGGTTATCAAGGCATACAAAAAATTAATCATAATGTTTTAATTCCTAAAAGAAAATCAAAGAAAAACCCTTTAAATAAAGAAGAAAAGCAAAATAATGAGCGAATTTCAAAAATGAGAATTGTTATTGAAAATGTTTTTGCTATACTTAAAAAATTTAAAATTATTAGTGAAAAATATCGAAATCGTAGAAAAAGATTTGCTTTAAGATTTAATTTAATAGCTTCAATTTATAATTTACAACTATTAGTTTAAATATATTTGATAATTTAAAATTTCAGTCTTTTTTTATTGTAAATAATAATTTTTATTATGTTTTAATGACAAAATATTTGTAAAAATAATCTAAAAATTATTTTAATAACACTTTTATATTTATTTTAAATTTAAAAATTATAATTATCATATTAATTTTGCAAGAAGTCTATTCATAAAATTATTAAATTCGTTACTTGTTCCGGTTATTCATTTAGTATCGATTGCTGTTAATGCACAAATTAATAAGCTTATAAAGATGAAAATGATACTTAATGCTATTTTTAACCATTGCTTTTTAAAAGAATTTTTAATTCTTAATTTTAACAGCGCTTTTTCTTTTGAATTATCTTTTTTAAATAATTTTACTAAAAGTTTTTTCATTTTAATTCTTCTTTCATATTTTTTATCGTCCTTTAATCACAATAAATAAGGCAATAAGTACACAAGTAACGCCAAGAATGGTAAAGATTGGATGTTGTGAAAATGTTCGTGCCATTGGTTTAAACAGTTCTAAAATTGTTAAATTGCTAGTAATAAACTTTTTAAAATTGGCAAGGCCTTCGCTAATATAGTTCGTTAAAGTTTCAAAATGACTACCAGCTAATAATCCAAGAACAGTTATTAAGATAAAAATAATAATTAGTTTAAACATCGTTAGTTACCTTGTTTTATTTTTTTATTTCTTTGTTTTCAATTAATTTTATTTGGATTTATTGGTTTTATTTGTTTTTTAACTTTTCCTCACGCACTTAAACGACCACTATTTTTAACGGCATATTGGCGTTGCTTTTCTAAATTAACTTGTTGACTGCCAAAACCAAGAATAATTGCCATAAGAAATTCTACAGCAAGCGTTAAGAATAAGGGAAATATTAGTTGAATTTTTGTTCCCGGCACTTCAAGACTTCAAATTAAATCAAAAACTTTATAAAGCATTTGGGCAAGAAAGTCGGCCATTTTTGCGAGATTTTCCATTTTTTATTGTTCCTTTTCTTTCATTTTTCTTAAAAATTTGCTAAATTTATCCATTTTTAAGTATTCTAAGTCTTCTAAATCAATTGCCGTATCAGTATAGTATTTATCTTCATAATCAGGATTTACTTTTGAATTTAAGTAATCTCTTAAAAATGCTAGGTAAAAAGAATTGTAAGTATTAAGTATTGGTAGGGGAATTTTTAGTTTAAAAAAATAAATATCAAGTTCAGGAATATCCCGGTATTTAATGCGACGACCCTTTTTACTATTTTTAGCATCAATTAAGGTGTTTCGTCAGCGTTCATATTCTTCAATGCTAGTAAAGGTGCCATAGATGACTTTTAAGTAGGGTCGAAAAATATTAACGGGTTTTTTACGAATGCC is drawn from Spiroplasma endosymbiont of Clivina fossor and contains these coding sequences:
- a CDS encoding helix-turn-helix domain-containing protein, which gives rise to MEFKWNLKKNNQISDKNFLRLTGIKHTTFNKMLEILKIEELKKRFRRGRTNKLSLENRILMTLEYWREYRTYFHIAKSYDISESSCYRNIKWIEDTLIKHPNFQQLTGQKSLLKDYFKDKTVIIDVTESQIQRPKKDKNSTTQEKRKNTQ
- a CDS encoding transposase family protein; this encodes MKTQVIIEKDSKKIISSDFSYGKNHDFKILKDSKIKFLPETTVLVDLGYQGIQKINHNVLIPKRKSKKNPLNKEEKQNNERISKMRIVIENVFAILKKFKIISEKYRNRRKRFALRFNLIASIYNLQLLV
- a CDS encoding ankyrin repeat domain-containing protein produces the protein MDRLENYSYNIQKMLQELIDEKYLDPLRSINMGGLISKELDNKTIIYKLEELEPKIANWIKEQQNNKEKILILTLKNSNNKNIKLVINLNNLYLLGFINNQNKYFYFDDELLEKIKQHNQEEIKKLNNLKEKLNNLKENKLLFNEEKVKEYLQQKNKLIPLKEKEKNIKKLNYNNELNSLNKKLSNLQGENLKNDEEKIKDLNKSVIKKYSCQKINLNYTGAYTSEGLNVVIKENGKPDKGKNINISNETLKGAISNLADYDNNKQENQKIKDDLVRMIFITSEAMRFQCDKKTLEIFANIKNIDELKKIISESKNILKDIQEKIFNNQTINWEDYTSQLRGDWKKYSEQFNKFRIKIWNELTKAKKIINFIDKNKVDINNILKAENNIDNISKKIQKAFNENQNFTEIKNACLQYIVGMTRWKQDLKSINLYFEKEFDLKTDLKTDDFFSLNSNSDNNILYIFIIQNNFELAKLLIKLNPDKKIINSSDINNNTPLLLAINKDAIDFIKFLLENGADVNLQEKKVSMSIINAINNNNWEIINILFDHGANVNFQDPLVNNTYLHIAARNGQLELVKLLLERGANPNIQEKKGLTPLYFAAQSDKTEVVQELLTNKNSKNKIDINLPNNLGDTPLQISSFYGHHKVVKLLLKNHKIDVNKKDDHGDSALIVAARNGEINVVKELLKHSDIDVNLSNKWGLTALHYACKNGHLIIVKLLLSNNANLNYQDDEGNDSLDLAEENDHKEIINLLKKHKKLNENIKKLNKILQKNQDEQQQNIKILEETKKELKKLLKIELSDVIRQTKLEEISDKQEQTILNRVRELNFGLDIDQVKVQKNSITDTAATIESIDQSVYSDGAVKVIFTLAKKARKPNDAQKIITEDESKKQGTRPKGSTVTLKQSDNSNTNADGSQTQASNRIQQNNSDEPTNHNNLYDVPADNSCLFWSVSTSYLLPARNNNEEFRNRFIQLFGEENLKYLLYIQKLLQQHDLENNRNLNQLWYQDQTANNLVINFFRNRVVDYIQSNLETIPNRNGELTFRSLIQDNNDIDTNYLEIMRQSSTWGGTPEIIAMSNLLNANISVNNNGSYQPVNQNSNNNNIAISYVELEKGSGIHNHYNFALTPEEDRPNQPIAINDNQENVPVIDITKRPDNFPTTTPKPEVKPIKLPVDDHAQHRAIPTNNNEDDDAHQGNNIANVPEPTITSLQKDKYHFVDKKTEDDSLKNDENLEINLIKNNKDEIKQNAPAGNQPINTNMENLQTTTAKAINQYNALSKEEKLKKLNEINRYYQTLSENDKKAFKEKLTNTGLAALSGGTLTAYGTKMTVSGTATTGATNAEAIEMTPLLSTSTTESLAAAETITVAETAAVEGGVIAVETGTAAALAPETLGLSLVIGGLAIAGTWIYFAFHHHATSDIALPTSIHHNVYDNIEKWYKFLAHDKLKIKINKNTWNEIKQNKNSPANIIKIIKNKFVINDHSGWGGSVTNEDFNTFVKVIVLHFEQINGYFEILDNENDGFVIITNTEGDWLGVE